One window of the Rhipicephalus sanguineus isolate Rsan-2018 chromosome 2, BIME_Rsan_1.4, whole genome shotgun sequence genome contains the following:
- the LOC119383214 gene encoding elongation of very long chain fatty acids protein AAEL008004, with translation MASTATVTADDNSMAPEPFLTRDPRTMDWALAGNKQFLITLFVAYVYIVKVGGPRFMKGRKPYDGIKPLIIVYNAAMVLLNCYFVVAFLSKSYLGGGYNLLCQGINYEARDEVTMSMLTLCWWYLMVRIADFLDTIFFVLRKKDSHISFLHVVHHILVVFNGWFGLAYGPDGQVALGVILNSFVHVVMYSYYFLSLLGPSVQKHLWWKRYLTQFQLVQFVMIFLHTLMPFFISCGYPRPHTYIMLSEAVFFFAMFVRFYLKAYSDKKGPSIKGEAVKNKAH, from the coding sequence ATGGCTTCTACAGCAACCGTGACAGCGGACGACAACAGCATGGCCCCCGAACCGTTCCTGACGCGGGATCCCCGCACCATGGACTGGGCACTGGCGGGCAACAAGCAGTTCCTCATCACCCTGTTCGTCGCGTACGTCTACATCGTCAAGGTGGGTGGGCCCCGGTTCATGAAGGGCCGCAAGCCGTACGACGGCATCAAGCCGCTCATCATCGTCTACAACGCTGCCATGGTACTGCTCAACTGCTACTTCGTGGTCGCCTTCCTCTCCAAGTCGTACCTGGGCGGCGGCTACAACCTTCTCTGCCAGGGCATCAATTACGAGGCCCGTGACGAGGTAACCATGAGCATGCTCACCCTCTGCTGGTGGTACCTGATGGTGAGGATTGCCGACTTCCTGGACACCATCTTCTTCGTGCTGCGCAAGAAGGACTCGCACATCTCATTCCTGCACGTCGTGCACCACATCCTGGTCGTCTTCAACGGCTGGTTCGGACTCGCCTACGGTCCCGACGGTCAGGTCGCGCTCGGCGTCATCCTCAACAGCTTCGTGCACGTGGTCATGTACAGCTACTATTTCCTCTCGCTGCTCGGCCCGTCCGTGCAGAAGCATCTGTGGTGGAAGCGCTACCTCACGCAATTCCAGCTCGTCCAGTTCGTCATGATCTTCCTGCACACGCTGATGCCGTTCTTCATCAGCTGCGGCTACCCTAGGCCGCACACGTACATCATGCTGTCCgaagccgtcttcttcttcgcCATGTTCGTACGCTTCTACCTGAAGGCCTACAGTGACAAGAAGGGTCCCAGCATAAAGGGCGAAGCCGTCAAGAACAAAGCCCACTGA